DNA from Amorphoplanes friuliensis DSM 7358:
GTCCGGCGGTGAGCGCCAGCGGCTCAAGCTGGCGATCCACATGGCGGAGAAGGCCGGGACCTACATCCTGGACGAGCCGACGACCGGGCTGCACCTGGCCGACGTCGATCAGCTGCTGGCGCTGCTGGACCGCCTGGTCGACGACGGCAACACGGTCATCGTCATCGAGCATCACCAGGCGGTCATGGCCCACGCCGACTGGATCATCGACCTGGGCCCGGGCGCCGGGCAGGACGGCGGCCGGATCGTCTTCACCGGCACACCCGCCGACCTGGTCGCCACGTCGCAGACGCTGACCGCCCAGCACCTCCGGGAGTACGTCGGCGCCTGATCTTTGCCGGAACGGCAAGAAGCTTTGCGGTCCGGCACGCCGACCGGGCACCCTCGGCCCATGAGTGACAAGAGCTTCTGGGATTCCCGGTACGCCGAGAGCCACCACGTGTGGAGTGGCAACCCGAACGTCGTGCTGGTCCGCGAGGTCGAGGGCCTGACGCCGGGCAGTGCGCTGGATCTGGGCTGCGGCGAGGGCGGCGACGCGATCTGGCTGGCCGCCCGGGGCTGGGCCGTGACGGCGGCCGACATCTCCGCGGTCGCCCTGGAGAAGGCCGCCGCCCACGCCGCCGAGGCCGGGGTCACCGTCGACTTCCAGCAGCACGACCTGGCGGTGTCGTTCCCGTCCGGCAGTTATGACCTGGTGTCCGCGCAGTTCCTCTACTCGCGGGAGAACCTGCCCCGGGAGCAGGTCCTGGCCCGGGCCGCGAGGGCCGTGGCGCCCGGCGGGATCCTGCTGATCGAGGGGCATCAGGACTTCGGTCCGTTCGCCGCGCAGAGCCAGGATCACGGCGACGTGCACTTCGCGGAGCCCGGCGAGGTCGTCGCCGCTCTCGAGCTGCCCGCGGGGGAGTGGGAGGTGCTGCTGTGCGAGAAGCACGACCGGCTCCAGAACGGTCCGGATGGCCGCCCGGCGCACCGCACCGACAGCACGGTCAAGGTACGGCGCCTGCCGCACTGAGCGGATCCGGTCAAGCTACATTCTCGGGGTGAGTGATCCGTTCGAGGCCGCCGGTACGCTGCGCGACGCGTACCGGAGCATCGACTGGACGGCGACCTCGCTCGGGCCGGTGGAGTCCTGGGGCCCGGAGCTGCTGGCGGCGCTGGATCTGACGTTGCACACCCGGGCACCGGTGACGCTGTTCTGGGGCGCCGACTACACCATGCTCTACAACGAGGCCTACGTGCCGATGATCGGGGACAAGCACCCCGCCGCGCTCGGATCGACCACGACCGAGGTGTTCGCGGAGATCTGGGACACGATCGGGCCGATGCTCGACTCCGTCTTCGCGGGCCGGGGTGCCACCTGGGTCGAGGACCTGCGGCTGCTCATGAACCGCAGCGGCTTCCTCGAGGAGACCTACTTCACGTTCTCCTACTCGGCGGTGCACGCCACGACCGGACGGATCGCCGGTGTCATCGACATCGCCGCCGAGACCACCGCCCAGGTGCTCGGCCGGCGCCGCCTGGCCCTGCTCGCCCGGCTCAACGACAAGCTCGCCGATGCGGAGGATGTGCGGCAGCTGCTCGACCGTGCACTGCCGGTGCTGCGCTCGGCGACCGAGGACCTGCCCGGTGTCGACATCCTGCTGCCGGAGATGCAGGCTCCCACCGTCGCCTGGCCCGCCGAGCTGGACCGCGACGTGGTCGTCGAAACGACGCCGGAGGGCCGGGTCGCGCGGATCCGGCTGACCGGGGCAGCCCGGGCCCGGTCCGACGCCATGCTGGTCAGCCGGATCAGCCCCTACCTCGCCGTCGACGACGCCTACCTGGACTTCTTCCGGCTGCTCGGTGCGGCACTGGCGCAGGGCATGAACCGCGCGCGGACCCGGCAGGCCGAGCGTCGTGCCGCGGCCATGGAACGCGAGCTGTCCGAGGCGCTGCAGCGCAGCCTGCTGCCGGCACCGGACCAGCCGGCGCACATCGAGGTGGCCGTGCGCTACCAGCCGGCCGCCGAGGGCGTGCAGATCGGTGGCGACTGGTACGACTCGTTCACCCTGCCCGACGGCAGCCTCACCCTGGTCGTCGGTGACGTCACCGGCCACGACCGGGAGGCCGCCGTGGGCATGAGCCAGCTCCGTAACCTCCTGCGCGGCATCTCGTACGCCGTGGGCAAACCCCCCGCCGAGGTGCTGGGTGTGCTGGGTGAGGCGATGAACGGCTTCGGGGTGGACGTCTTCGCCACCGCGCTGCTCGCCCAGGTCGAGCCGGACACCGGGCGGACCCGGACGTTGCGCTGGTCCAACGCCGGTCATCCGCCGCCGGTCTTCGTCTCGCCGGACGGCTCGGTGCACCTGCTGGACACGCACCCGGAGACCCTGCTCGGCACCCGCGGCCGGAGCATCCGCACCAACCACACCGTCGAGTTGCCGCCCGGTGCCGCGGTGGTGCTCTACACCGACGGTCTGATCGAGCGGCGCGGGTCCAGCCTCGACGAGGGCCTGTCGGAGCTGGTCGCCGCCCTGGCCGACGCCGGGGGCCTGACCGCGGAACAGCTCTGCGACCGCCTGCTCGACCGCTTCGCCGGTGCGGCCGAGGACGACGTGGTCCTGGCCGTCGTCCGCGCCCACCCCTGATCAGCCCTCGCCGAGCAGCCGCAGCACCAGGGCCAGGGGCGGCCAGGCGGACCGGCCGCGGCGCGTCACGGCGTAACTGCGCAACCGGACCTCCGGACCGGACAGGGTCAGCACGCGGACGCCGGGCAGCGTCGGCTCGTCCCGTGGCAGCAGTCCGACACCGAGCCCGGCGACGATCATCTCCTGGACCAGGTCGAGGCTGTCCGCCCGGTGCACGATCCGCGGCGCGAACCCCTCCAGCGACGCGACGGTCCGCACGACGTCCTCGTCCGCGGTGTTACGGCTGTTGACGATCCAGTCGTGGTCGCGGAACGCACCGAACGCCGTGTCCGCGGTGCCCGCCGGCACGCCCAGTCCCCACGGCACCTCCCACAGCGGCATCGTCTCCAGCGCCGGGTCGAACGCGGCCGGGGCGAGGTTGTAGTCGTAGGTCAGCGCCAGATCCATCAGGTCGGTGGCGAGCAGCTCGAACGCCTCGAACGGCTCGTGCTCGTGGATGAGCAGGCGTACCCGGGGATGGGTGGTGGAGAGGCCGGCCGCGATCGGCAGCAGCGAGCGGCGGACGGCCGTCGCGAAGCCCGCCACCCGCAGCTCACCGGCCGGTTCCGCATCCGGATCCAGGTCCAGGCGGGCCGCCTCGACCGCGGCCAGGATCGTCACGGCGTGCTCGGCCAGGCGCCGCCCGGCCGGAGTGAGCCGGACCCGGCGGCCCTGCGGCTCGATCAGCGTCGCACCGGCCTCCCGGGCCAGGACGGCGAGCTGCTGCGACACGGTCGAGGTGGTGACGTGCACCTCCTCCGCGACCTCCCGCATCGAGCCGAGGCGGGACAGTTCGACGAGTAATCGCAGGCGGCGCGTGTCCATCCGCCAATTGTCAGCCAAACGTGAACGGTGTGTCCAGGATCAGCACGTAGACGCGAACGGTCCCGGGGACTTGACTGGGTCCATGCGTACCGAAACCCGGACCGGCACGAGCATGGCGCTCGGGGCGATGGTCCTCGTGCAGCTGGGCCTCGCGGCGTCCGTCGGCCTCCTCGACCGGATCGGCGCCGGTGGCGCGGCCTGGCTGCGCCTGGCCTGGGCCGGCGTGATCCTGCTGGTCCTGGTCCGGCCGCGCCTGCGCTCGTTCACCCGCCGCACCCTGCTCGGCAGTGTCGCCCTCGGCGTCGTCACGGCCGGCATCACGATGCTCTTCATGGAGGCGGTCGCCCGCCTGCCCCTCGGTACGGCCAGCGCGCTGGAGTTCCTCGGCCCGCTCACCGTCGCCGTGGTCCGTGGCCGGCGCGGCACCAAGGTCTGGCCCGCGCTCGCGGCGGTCGGCGTGCTGCTGCTGACCGAGCCCTGGCACGGCGGCATCGACCTGGCCGGCGTCGGTTTTGCCCTGGCCGCGGCGGTCTGCTGGGCGGTCTACATCCTGCTGACCCAGTGGGTCGGTGACGAGGTCTCCGGCCTGCAGGGCCTCGCCGTGTCGATGCCGGTGGCGGGCCTGGTCGCGACGCTGGTCGTCGGCCCGTCGGTGCTCGACGGCATGACCTGGCAACTGGTCCTGCTCGGCGCGGGCCTGGCGATCATCCTGCCCGTGGTGCCGTTCACCCTCGAACTGCTCGCCCTGCGCCGCCTGACGACGGCCTCCTTCGGCACGCTGATGAGCCTGGAACCGGCCCTCGCCCTGGTGATCGGCCTGCTCCTGCTCGGCCAGGTGCCCGGCTGGGCGCCGGTCGCGGGCATCGCCTTCGTGGTGGCGGCGGGCATCGGCGCCGAACGCACCGGCGCCCGCGCGCACCCCGGACCGGACCTACCCCGGGTCGTCGAAGCTGAGGGTCAGACTGCTGCCGTACGCGTCTGACGGGCCGTCGGCGATCTGATCGTCCGGCTCCCCGGCCGTGGTCCAGACCTTCTCCGCGCGGTACGGGTATCCGTCCTGGCCCGGGGCCACGGCCCGGAACGTCACCGCCTGGCCGGCGGCGAGGGACCGGAAGCCGGGTCCGGCGATCGCCGAGAAGTGCACCCAGCAGCCGCCCGGCACGCCGGGACCGTCGAGGACACCCCAGCCCTCGCCGGCGTGGAACTCGCGCACGACGCCCGGCTGGCTCATGCCCCGATTCTGGCCTACTGCCGGCGGCCGATCCAGGCGGTCCGGTCGCCGACGACGGTCAGGTCGTCGCGTTCGAGGACGGTCTCCGGGCCGTGGCCGTCCAGCAGCGTGTGCAGGGTGGCGCGGTCCTCGGCGGAGAGGCGGTTGTGCAGGCCGGTCCGCATGCGGTTGAGCACGGCGTGGGCGTACCGGGGAGTGGCCGGCGGGAGGGGCGCGACCAGGTTGATCCGGTAGTGGGGTGCCGCCACGACGGCGAAGCCGGCCTTCTCCAACAGGGGTCCCCAGTCCGCGCCGCGGTGGGGCATCTCCTCGGCGTGGTTCGCGGCCAGGGCGGCGTGCAGGCGGCCCTCGACACCGTTGCCGACGGAGTCCGGCAGGAAGCGGGGCATGCCCGCCGCCTCGACGAGGGCGATCAGGCCGCCGGGCCGGATCGCGCCGAGCGCGTTCCGGAGGACCCGGACCGGGTCCGCGACGTGGTGCATCGAGGCCGACGCCCACACCAGGTCGACGTCGTCGACGTTCGGCCAGCCCTCGTCCAGGTCCGCCGGGACGGTCTGGACGCGGCCGCCCACGCCGGCGTGGCCGGCCTTGGCCCGCAGGCGTTCGAGCATGTCGGGGGAGACGTCGACGGCGATCAGCTCGGCCGCGGGGAACCGTGCGGCGAGGGCCAGGGTGCCGGCACCCGTCCCGCTGCCGAGGTCGAGGATCCGGCGCGGTTCCTCCCCGGCGGTCTCCGCGACCTCGGTGATGAACTCCGCCTGGTACGCGTGCAGGACCTCGGCGTCGAGGTCGAGCAGGTCGGGCAGGCCGTCGGTCGAGTGGTCGTGCTGGTGGTCGTGCCCGTGGTGGTGATTTCCCATGAACCGACCCTAGCCGCGGATTGCGTCAACGACATAGTCTCTTGCGTATGACGCAAGACGGAGAGCTCGACTCCATCGTCCGGAAAAGGATCAGGGGTCTGCGGGTGGCCCGGGACTGGTCGCTCGACGAGCTGGCGAGCCGCTGTTACCTGAGCCCGTCGACGCTGAGCCGCATCGAGACCGGCCACCGCCGGATCGCCCTCGACCAGCTCGCGCCGATCGCCCGCGCCCTCGGCACCACCCTCGACCAGCTGGTGGAGCCGGTCGACGACGAGGACGTGGTGATCCGGCCGCACCGCGACGAGGGGCGGGGGATGACCACGTGGCTGCTGTCCCGCGAGTCCGGCCCGGGCGGCCACACCGTCGCGAAGATCCGCGTCACCCGGCCCGCGCCGACCGACCTCCGGGTGCACCCCGGCCGGGACTGGCTGACCGTGCTCTCCGGCACCGTCGTCCTGCGCCTGGGGGAGCGGACGATCCTGGTCCGGGCCGGGGAAGCAGCGGAGTTCTCGACCATGGTCCCGCACGCCTTCGGCGCCCACGACGGCCCGGCCGAGCTGCTCTGCATCCTCGACAACGACGGCCAGCGCACCCACCTGGCCCACGATCATTCCTAGCCGATCAGGTGGGTCGCACCCGCGACGGCGGCAGCGGCGAGGGACAGGACGAGGGCCCAGCGGCGGTGGGACGCGGTGGCGCCCGCACGGACCGGCATGTATTTCTGCATGCCTGAAATCTACGTTTCGCACTGTATGAGACGCCAGTCCCGAAACACCTTCTCGTCCGCAAAGCTCCCGGCTCTGCCAGGTCGTCCTAATCCTTCCGGGTACGCCCGCGGTCCGGCGCCGGCACCGCGTCGTCGTAGGCGCCGGACACCCCGGCGTACCGCTCGCCGTGCAGGTAGGGCCACGGGTTCGCGACACAGCCGTGCAGGCCGAGCGTCTGCTGCTGCATCACGGGCGCGGGCTCGCCCTTGCCCGGGCACCGCTCGTGGCCGTGCCCGAACCGGTGCCCGACCTCGTGGTTCACCATGTACTGCCGGTACGTCGCCAGGGAAGCGCCGTAACCCGGGACACCCTTGACCCAGCGGGCGACGTTGAGCACCACCTTGTCGCCGTTGCGGCAGGACGTGTAGCCGTCGGCCGAGCTGCCGCAGAGCCGGTCGCGGGTGCGCGGGGTGGCCAGGTAGATCGTGAAGTCGTACGGCTCACCCGGACCGGACCGGCGTAGTTTGCGCTTCCAGCCGCGCGGGTCGTTCAGGGTCTTCGTGACCGCGTCGGCGAACGTGGTGGCGCGTACCCCTTTGATGTCGGTCTCGACCAGGACCCGGTAGCGCAGCAGCGGGCCCCTGGCCCCGGCCTGCTTGCTGCCCGCGGCGATCCGGTACTTGCGGTGGCCCGCGGCCGGGTAGGTGATCGGGACCGGTGCCGCTGTGTGCGACACCGCAGGTCTCGGCGCCA
Protein-coding regions in this window:
- a CDS encoding class I SAM-dependent methyltransferase; the protein is MSDKSFWDSRYAESHHVWSGNPNVVLVREVEGLTPGSALDLGCGEGGDAIWLAARGWAVTAADISAVALEKAAAHAAEAGVTVDFQQHDLAVSFPSGSYDLVSAQFLYSRENLPREQVLARAARAVAPGGILLIEGHQDFGPFAAQSQDHGDVHFAEPGEVVAALELPAGEWEVLLCEKHDRLQNGPDGRPAHRTDSTVKVRRLPH
- a CDS encoding PP2C family protein-serine/threonine phosphatase, with amino-acid sequence MSDPFEAAGTLRDAYRSIDWTATSLGPVESWGPELLAALDLTLHTRAPVTLFWGADYTMLYNEAYVPMIGDKHPAALGSTTTEVFAEIWDTIGPMLDSVFAGRGATWVEDLRLLMNRSGFLEETYFTFSYSAVHATTGRIAGVIDIAAETTAQVLGRRRLALLARLNDKLADAEDVRQLLDRALPVLRSATEDLPGVDILLPEMQAPTVAWPAELDRDVVVETTPEGRVARIRLTGAARARSDAMLVSRISPYLAVDDAYLDFFRLLGAALAQGMNRARTRQAERRAAAMERELSEALQRSLLPAPDQPAHIEVAVRYQPAAEGVQIGGDWYDSFTLPDGSLTLVVGDVTGHDREAAVGMSQLRNLLRGISYAVGKPPAEVLGVLGEAMNGFGVDVFATALLAQVEPDTGRTRTLRWSNAGHPPPVFVSPDGSVHLLDTHPETLLGTRGRSIRTNHTVELPPGAAVVLYTDGLIERRGSSLDEGLSELVAALADAGGLTAEQLCDRLLDRFAGAAEDDVVLAVVRAHP
- a CDS encoding LysR family transcriptional regulator — its product is MDTRRLRLLVELSRLGSMREVAEEVHVTTSTVSQQLAVLAREAGATLIEPQGRRVRLTPAGRRLAEHAVTILAAVEAARLDLDPDAEPAGELRVAGFATAVRRSLLPIAAGLSTTHPRVRLLIHEHEPFEAFELLATDLMDLALTYDYNLAPAAFDPALETMPLWEVPWGLGVPAGTADTAFGAFRDHDWIVNSRNTADEDVVRTVASLEGFAPRIVHRADSLDLVQEMIVAGLGVGLLPRDEPTLPGVRVLTLSGPEVRLRSYAVTRRGRSAWPPLALVLRLLGEG
- a CDS encoding EamA family transporter, with protein sequence MRTETRTGTSMALGAMVLVQLGLAASVGLLDRIGAGGAAWLRLAWAGVILLVLVRPRLRSFTRRTLLGSVALGVVTAGITMLFMEAVARLPLGTASALEFLGPLTVAVVRGRRGTKVWPALAAVGVLLLTEPWHGGIDLAGVGFALAAAVCWAVYILLTQWVGDEVSGLQGLAVSMPVAGLVATLVVGPSVLDGMTWQLVLLGAGLAIILPVVPFTLELLALRRLTTASFGTLMSLEPALALVIGLLLLGQVPGWAPVAGIAFVVAAGIGAERTGARAHPGPDLPRVVEAEGQTAAVRV
- a CDS encoding cold-shock protein produces the protein MSQPGVVREFHAGEGWGVLDGPGVPGGCWVHFSAIAGPGFRSLAAGQAVTFRAVAPGQDGYPYRAEKVWTTAGEPDDQIADGPSDAYGSSLTLSFDDPG
- a CDS encoding class I SAM-dependent methyltransferase, producing MGNHHHGHDHQHDHSTDGLPDLLDLDAEVLHAYQAEFITEVAETAGEEPRRILDLGSGTGAGTLALAARFPAAELIAVDVSPDMLERLRAKAGHAGVGGRVQTVPADLDEGWPNVDDVDLVWASASMHHVADPVRVLRNALGAIRPGGLIALVEAAGMPRFLPDSVGNGVEGRLHAALAANHAEEMPHRGADWGPLLEKAGFAVVAAPHYRINLVAPLPPATPRYAHAVLNRMRTGLHNRLSAEDRATLHTLLDGHGPETVLERDDLTVVGDRTAWIGRRQ
- a CDS encoding helix-turn-helix domain-containing protein, which produces MTQDGELDSIVRKRIRGLRVARDWSLDELASRCYLSPSTLSRIETGHRRIALDQLAPIARALGTTLDQLVEPVDDEDVVIRPHRDEGRGMTTWLLSRESGPGGHTVAKIRVTRPAPTDLRVHPGRDWLTVLSGTVVLRLGERTILVRAGEAAEFSTMVPHAFGAHDGPAELLCILDNDGQRTHLAHDHS
- a CDS encoding DUF3152 domain-containing protein — translated: MGRTGALIAVAALGLLSGCGPFASAPAHTTVAPRPAVSHTAAPVPITYPAAGHRKYRIAAGSKQAGARGPLLRYRVLVETDIKGVRATTFADAVTKTLNDPRGWKRKLRRSGPGEPYDFTIYLATPRTRDRLCGSSADGYTSCRNGDKVVLNVARWVKGVPGYGASLATYRQYMVNHEVGHRFGHGHERCPGKGEPAPVMQQQTLGLHGCVANPWPYLHGERYAGVSGAYDDAVPAPDRGRTRKD